From a single Pasteurella atlantica genomic region:
- the deoC gene encoding deoxyribose-phosphate aldolase: protein MSQKEVAKQALSLMDLTTLNDNDTDEKVMTLCHQAKTEFGSPAAVCIYPRFIPVAHKTLKALGLDVKVATVTNFPHGNDDVNIAVTETKAAITYGADEVDVVFPYKALISGNEQIGFELVKQCKAVCKQANVLLKVIIETGELKTEQLIRKASEIAINAGADFIKTSTGKVPVNATLESARIMLEVIRDLNVADKVGFKAAGGVKTTAEAEQYLSLAADILGKDWVNSTHFRFGASSLLVNLLATLNGTEEQSVTGY, encoded by the coding sequence ATGTCTCAAAAAGAAGTGGCAAAGCAAGCATTATCTTTAATGGATTTAACTACTTTAAATGATAATGATACAGATGAAAAAGTGATGACATTATGTCATCAAGCAAAAACAGAATTTGGTAGTCCTGCTGCTGTTTGTATTTATCCACGCTTTATACCTGTAGCACATAAAACATTAAAAGCATTAGGTTTAGACGTAAAAGTGGCAACAGTGACTAATTTCCCTCATGGTAATGATGATGTTAACATTGCAGTAACAGAAACTAAAGCCGCAATCACTTATGGTGCTGATGAAGTGGATGTCGTATTTCCATATAAAGCATTAATCTCAGGTAATGAACAAATTGGCTTTGAATTAGTCAAACAATGTAAAGCTGTATGTAAGCAGGCGAATGTTTTATTGAAAGTTATCATCGAAACAGGCGAATTAAAAACAGAACAACTTATTCGTAAAGCAAGTGAAATTGCAATCAATGCAGGGGCAGATTTTATTAAAACATCAACGGGTAAAGTACCCGTGAATGCAACCTTAGAATCTGCAAGAATTATGTTAGAAGTTATTCGTGATTTAAATGTGGCAGATAAAGTCGGTTTTAAAGCGGCTGGTGGTGTAAAAACAACCGCAGAAGCTGAACAATATTTATCATTAGCGGCAGATATTTTGGGTAAAGATTGGGTAAATTCAACTCACTTCCGTTTTGGTGCATCAAGTTTATTGGTTAATTTATTAGCAACATTAAATGGAACAGAAGAGCAATCGGTGACAGGTTATTAA
- a CDS encoding single-stranded DNA-binding protein, with amino-acid sequence MAGVNKVIIVGNLGNDPDMRTMPNGEAVANLSVATSESWTDRNTGERREVTEWHRIVFFRRQAEVAGEYLRKGSKVYVEGKLKTRKWQDQAGQDRYTTEIVGDVLQMLDSRNGQAGGFAPQTQQGGYSAPQQQNSFSSAPKSSTPSQSAPQQSAPPMDNFDDDIPF; translated from the coding sequence ATGGCAGGTGTAAATAAAGTAATTATTGTTGGCAATCTAGGAAATGATCCAGATATGAGAACAATGCCAAATGGTGAAGCGGTAGCAAATTTAAGTGTTGCAACGTCAGAAAGTTGGACAGATCGTAACACAGGTGAACGCCGTGAAGTAACAGAATGGCATAGAATAGTATTCTTCCGTCGTCAAGCAGAAGTAGCGGGTGAATATTTACGTAAAGGTTCAAAAGTTTATGTCGAAGGAAAATTAAAAACCCGTAAATGGCAGGATCAAGCAGGGCAAGATCGCTATACAACTGAAATTGTAGGTGATGTATTGCAAATGCTAGATAGCCGTAATGGTCAAGCAGGAGGCTTTGCTCCTCAAACACAACAAGGTGGTTACTCCGCACCACAGCAACAAAATAGTTTTAGTTCTGCTCCAAAATCATCTACTCCATCTCAGTCAGCACCGCAACAATCTGCACCTCCGATGGATAATTTTGATGATGATATTCCATTTTAA
- the deoD gene encoding purine-nucleoside phosphorylase, giving the protein MATPHINAPEGAFADVVLMPGDPLRAKYIAETFLQDAKEVTNVRNMLGYTGTYKGRKISVMGHGMGIPSCSIYTKELITEYGVKKIIRVGSCGAVREDVKLRDVIIGMGACTDSKVNRIRFKDHDFAAIADFDMTVAAIQTAKAKGVNVRVGNLFSADLFYTPDFEMFDVMEKYGILGVEMEAAGIYGVAAEFGAKALSICTVSDHIRTGEQTTAEERQLTFNDMIEIALESVLLDD; this is encoded by the coding sequence ATGGCAACTCCACATATTAACGCACCAGAAGGTGCATTTGCAGATGTAGTATTAATGCCGGGTGATCCACTTCGTGCTAAATATATTGCAGAAACTTTCTTACAAGATGCAAAAGAAGTAACCAATGTTCGTAATATGCTTGGTTATACGGGAACTTACAAAGGACGTAAAATCTCTGTAATGGGACACGGAATGGGTATTCCATCTTGTTCAATTTATACTAAAGAATTAATCACAGAATACGGAGTAAAAAAAATTATCCGTGTTGGTTCTTGTGGTGCAGTACGTGAAGATGTGAAATTACGCGATGTTATTATTGGAATGGGTGCTTGTACCGATTCAAAAGTAAACCGTATACGTTTTAAAGATCACGATTTCGCTGCGATTGCAGATTTTGATATGACAGTAGCAGCAATTCAAACCGCTAAAGCCAAAGGTGTTAACGTTCGTGTTGGTAACCTTTTCTCTGCTGATCTTTTCTATACCCCAGATTTTGAAATGTTTGATGTAATGGAAAAATATGGCATTTTAGGTGTTGAAATGGAAGCGGCAGGTATCTATGGTGTGGCTGCAGAATTCGGAGCAAAAGCATTATCGATTTGCACAGTTTCAGACCATATTCGCACAGGTGAACAAACTACGGCAGAAGAACGCCAATTAACCTTTAATGATATGATTGAAATTGCATTAGAGTCAGTTTTATTAGACGACTAA
- a CDS encoding NupC/NupG family nucleoside CNT transporter gives MNGLLNSLLGIFVLLAIAFVFSNNKKAINYRTVFGALAIQIGLGALILYVPAGRDALGATATGVQHVIDYGNEGIKFLFGGLVSGKMFEVFGGGGFIFAFRVLPTIVFFSALISVLYYVGVMQIVIKLLGGLLQKALGTSKAESMSAAANIFVGQTEAPLVVKPFVNKMTESELFAVMSGGTASIAGAVMAAYAGMGVPLTYLIAASFMAAPGGLLFAKIILPQTEKFQDELEAVDLEKPANVLEAAASGASTGLGLAANVGAMLIAFVALIALINGLLGGIGGWIGYPELSLNLIFGYVFKPLAWVIGVPWNEAAVAGEMIGIKLVVNEFVGYLEFLKYIGPETPQVLTDKTQAIITFALCGFANFSSIAILIGGIGTMAPNRRSDIARLGMRAVLAGSLSNLMSATIAGLFIGLGGAIIA, from the coding sequence ATGAATGGTTTATTAAACAGCTTGTTAGGGATTTTTGTCCTTTTAGCAATTGCTTTCGTATTTTCCAATAATAAAAAAGCAATTAATTATCGTACCGTTTTTGGTGCATTGGCAATTCAAATTGGTTTAGGAGCATTAATTCTTTATGTACCAGCTGGACGCGACGCACTAGGAGCTACTGCAACTGGTGTACAACACGTTATTGATTATGGTAACGAAGGGATTAAATTCTTATTTGGTGGTTTAGTATCAGGTAAGATGTTTGAAGTATTTGGCGGTGGCGGTTTTATTTTCGCATTCCGTGTACTTCCAACAATCGTATTCTTCTCTGCATTAATTTCAGTACTTTATTATGTGGGTGTGATGCAAATCGTGATCAAACTACTAGGTGGTTTATTACAAAAAGCATTAGGTACTTCAAAAGCAGAATCAATGTCAGCAGCAGCAAACATCTTCGTTGGTCAAACAGAAGCACCATTAGTGGTTAAACCATTCGTTAACAAAATGACAGAATCAGAATTGTTTGCCGTTATGAGTGGCGGTACAGCCTCAATCGCTGGTGCGGTAATGGCTGCATATGCTGGAATGGGTGTTCCACTAACTTACTTAATCGCTGCGTCATTTATGGCTGCACCAGGTGGATTACTATTTGCTAAAATTATTCTTCCTCAAACAGAGAAATTCCAAGATGAGTTAGAAGCAGTTGATCTAGAAAAACCTGCAAACGTATTAGAAGCAGCTGCTTCTGGTGCAAGCACAGGTTTAGGACTTGCTGCTAACGTGGGTGCAATGTTAATCGCATTTGTTGCGTTAATCGCGTTAATCAATGGTCTTTTAGGTGGTATTGGTGGCTGGATTGGCTATCCTGAGCTTTCATTAAACTTGATCTTTGGTTATGTGTTTAAACCATTAGCTTGGGTAATTGGTGTGCCTTGGAATGAAGCAGCAGTCGCTGGTGAAATGATTGGTATTAAATTAGTTGTAAATGAATTTGTGGGTTATTTAGAATTCCTTAAATATATTGGTCCTGAAACTCCACAAGTATTAACTGATAAAACTCAAGCAATTATCACCTTTGCATTATGTGGTTTTGCAAACTTCAGTTCAATCGCGATTCTAATCGGTGGTATTGGTACAATGGCACCAAATCGTCGTAGTGACATCGCTCGCTTAGGTATGAGAGCAGTATTAGCTGGGTCATTATCTAACTTAATGAGTGCAACAATCGCAGGTCTATTTATCGGACTTGGTGGTGCAATCATTGCTTAA
- the uvrA gene encoding excinuclease ABC subunit UvrA, protein MKNIDVRGARTHNLKNINVIIPRDKLIVVTGLSGSGKSSLAFDTLYAEGQRRYVESLSPYARQFLSLMEKPDVDHIEGLSPAISIEQKSTSHNPRSTVGTITEIHDYLRLLFARVGEPRCPEHNTTLQAQTISQMVDRVLEEPEGKRLMLLAPVVKARKGEHIKLLENLTAQGYIRARIDGEICDLSDPPTLELQKKHTIEVVVDRFKVRTDLKTRLAESFETALDLSGSTAIVADMDDPNAEELVFSSSFACKECGYSLTELEPRLFSFNNPAGACSTCDGLGIQQYFDETKVIQNAEISLVNGAIRGWDRRSFYYFSLLKSLAAHYKFDIEKPFNQLPKKIQHIILNGSEEEIKFNYINDKGDTVTRTHTFEGVLNNMARRYQQTESNSVRDELAKYINNRPCKACNGSRLCKEARNVFIEKTNLPEISEKSIGEAAEFFENLTLSGQRAKIAEKILKEIRERLQFLVNVGLNYLSLSRSAETLSGGEAQRIRLASQIGAGLVGVMYVLDEPSIGLHQRDNERLLQTLVHLRDLGNTVIVVEHDEDAILMADHIIDIGPGAGVHGGEVIAEGTAKEIMQNEHSLTGKFLSGKEKIDIPTKRVKRDPKRILSLKGASGNNLKNVNLEIPAGLFTCVTGVSGSGKSTLINDTLFPLAQNELNRADKRNIAPYKSIEGLAHFDKVIDINQSPIGRTPRSNPATYTGVFTPIRELFAGVPESRARGYNVGRFSFNVRGGRCEACQGDGVIKVEMHFLPDVYVPCDHCKGKRYNRETLEIRYKGKTIDQVLNMTVEEAREFFDAIPVLARKLQTLVDVGLSYIRLGQASTTLSGGEAQRVKLATELSKRDTGKTLYILDEPTTGLHFADIKQLLTVLHKLRDHGNTIVVIEHNLDVIKTADWIIDLGPEGGSGGGEIIVQGTPEQVAKDKKSYTAHFLKAVLEKG, encoded by the coding sequence ATGAAAAACATTGATGTACGTGGGGCAAGAACCCATAATTTAAAAAATATAAATGTGATTATTCCTCGTGATAAATTGATTGTCGTCACAGGTTTATCTGGTTCTGGCAAATCTTCTTTGGCATTTGATACCCTTTATGCCGAAGGACAACGCCGTTACGTAGAATCCCTTTCCCCTTATGCAAGACAGTTTTTATCGTTAATGGAAAAGCCTGATGTGGATCATATAGAAGGGCTTTCACCAGCAATTTCTATTGAGCAAAAATCGACGTCACACAACCCACGTTCAACAGTAGGAACAATCACAGAAATTCACGATTACTTACGTTTACTTTTTGCTCGTGTGGGTGAACCTCGTTGTCCTGAGCATAATACTACTTTACAAGCTCAAACGATTTCTCAAATGGTGGATCGTGTTTTGGAAGAGCCAGAAGGTAAACGTTTAATGTTACTGGCTCCAGTGGTTAAAGCTCGTAAAGGTGAGCATATAAAATTATTAGAAAATCTGACCGCTCAAGGTTATATTCGAGCAAGAATTGATGGCGAAATTTGTGATTTATCGGATCCCCCAACCTTAGAATTACAGAAAAAACATACCATTGAAGTGGTCGTGGATCGTTTCAAAGTACGTACTGATTTAAAAACACGTTTAGCAGAATCCTTTGAAACCGCATTAGATCTTTCAGGCTCAACGGCGATTGTGGCAGATATGGACGATCCAAACGCAGAAGAATTAGTGTTTTCTTCTAGCTTTGCCTGTAAAGAATGTGGTTATTCTTTAACAGAATTGGAACCTCGTTTATTCTCATTTAATAACCCAGCTGGGGCGTGTTCAACCTGTGATGGTTTAGGTATTCAGCAATATTTTGATGAAACAAAGGTAATTCAAAATGCTGAAATTTCATTAGTTAATGGGGCAATTAGAGGTTGGGATCGCCGTAGTTTCTATTATTTCAGTCTATTGAAATCATTAGCTGCACATTACAAATTTGATATTGAAAAGCCATTTAATCAGCTACCTAAAAAGATCCAACATATTATTTTAAATGGTTCAGAAGAAGAGATTAAATTTAATTATATCAATGATAAAGGTGATACCGTTACTCGTACTCATACCTTTGAGGGAGTGTTAAATAATATGGCACGCCGTTATCAACAAACAGAATCTAATTCAGTGCGTGATGAACTGGCAAAATATATTAACAACCGTCCTTGTAAAGCCTGCAATGGTTCTCGTTTATGCAAAGAAGCCCGTAATGTGTTTATTGAAAAAACCAATTTACCTGAGATTTCAGAAAAAAGCATTGGTGAAGCGGCTGAATTTTTTGAAAATCTGACACTTTCAGGTCAAAGAGCCAAAATTGCCGAGAAAATTTTAAAAGAAATTCGTGAGCGTTTACAATTTTTAGTCAATGTTGGATTGAATTATTTATCCCTGTCTCGTAGTGCAGAAACCCTTTCAGGAGGAGAGGCACAGCGTATCCGTTTAGCCAGTCAAATTGGGGCAGGTTTAGTGGGGGTAATGTATGTGCTTGATGAACCTTCTATCGGTTTACATCAACGAGACAATGAACGATTACTTCAAACATTGGTGCATTTGCGTGATTTAGGTAATACCGTAATTGTAGTTGAACACGATGAAGATGCCATTTTAATGGCGGATCATATTATTGATATTGGACCCGGAGCAGGGGTTCACGGTGGTGAGGTGATTGCAGAAGGAACGGCAAAAGAGATTATGCAAAATGAACACTCTTTAACGGGTAAATTCCTTTCTGGTAAAGAAAAAATTGACATTCCAACTAAACGAGTAAAACGTGATCCTAAACGTATTCTCAGTTTAAAAGGTGCATCAGGAAATAACCTTAAAAATGTCAATTTAGAGATTCCTGCAGGTCTATTTACTTGCGTAACAGGTGTTTCTGGCTCAGGTAAATCAACCTTAATTAATGATACCTTATTCCCACTGGCTCAAAATGAATTAAATCGTGCCGATAAACGCAATATTGCGCCTTATAAAAGTATTGAAGGCTTAGCCCACTTCGATAAGGTGATTGATATAAACCAAAGTCCGATTGGGCGAACACCACGTTCCAACCCTGCCACTTATACAGGTGTATTTACCCCAATTCGTGAACTCTTTGCTGGTGTACCAGAGTCTCGAGCAAGAGGCTATAACGTGGGACGTTTTAGTTTTAATGTGCGAGGTGGACGCTGCGAAGCTTGTCAGGGCGATGGCGTAATCAAAGTTGAAATGCACTTTTTACCAGATGTTTATGTGCCTTGTGACCACTGTAAAGGAAAACGCTACAATCGAGAAACCTTAGAAATCCGTTATAAAGGGAAAACCATTGATCAAGTGTTAAATATGACAGTGGAGGAAGCACGAGAATTTTTTGATGCGATCCCCGTTTTAGCACGTAAATTACAAACTCTAGTTGATGTTGGACTTTCTTATATTCGCTTAGGACAAGCTTCAACTACGCTTTCTGGTGGGGAAGCACAACGTGTTAAATTAGCAACTGAATTATCAAAACGAGATACAGGAAAAACCCTTTATATCCTTGATGAACCAACCACAGGCTTACATTTTGCAGATATCAAACAGTTATTAACTGTGTTACACAAATTACGTGATCACGGTAATACCATTGTAGTGATTGAGCATAATTTAGATGTCATCAAAACTGCTGACTGGATTATCGATTTAGGTCCAGAAGGCGGTAGTGGTGGTGGCGAAATTATCGTACAAGGAACACCTGAACAAGTAGCTAAAGATAAAAAATCCTATACTGCACATTTTTTAAAAGCAGTGTTAGAGAAAGGGTAA
- a CDS encoding protein-disulfide reductase DsbD, with product MLIRFLTLMLSLVLTFSSSANLFKQNKPQYLPSEQAFIFSSEQKTNTLKLLWQISPNYYLYKNKMSITPENGEIKPIVLPQGEPYFDEFYGNTEIYTKQLEINVNAVSTQPDFNLTIEYQGCTKGFCYPPEKQTVHFIKNEAVTSDQKFANFTKDLTASTDINQLENNPISLFWFLILGLGLAFTPCVMPMLPLLSAIVIGQKNRPNTKKAFLLSFSYVQGMALTYTLLGLLVVSIGLPFQVALQSAPVLISLSIIFILFAFSMFGLFDITLPNNWQQKLNNISQNQQGGSIKGAFVMGMVAGLVASPCTSAPLSGALLYVAQTGNFLIGGTALYLLGLGMGIPLIFITLFGNKILPKSGEWLIKVKIAFGFVMLALPIFLLNRILPQYIEPFMWSSLALVFLAWLSFQLPKNKIWHKLLHILLFMGLAVSSKPYLDLFFNPNISSQKQSSSSVIYVDSFADLQQKVTAYKGQKIMLDLYADWCVACEMLEEETFSAPKVKQKLQQMVVLKADLTKNTIKNKELMKKLNILGLPSILFFDEQGQEQPHKRINGFMDAEDFLKKLNDL from the coding sequence ATGCTGATTCGATTTTTAACCTTAATGTTAAGTTTAGTGCTGACTTTTTCTAGCTCAGCAAATTTATTTAAACAGAATAAACCTCAATATTTACCCAGTGAACAAGCATTTATTTTTTCATCTGAACAAAAGACCAATACATTAAAATTATTGTGGCAAATTTCACCTAACTATTATCTATATAAAAATAAAATGAGTATTACACCTGAAAATGGTGAAATTAAACCGATTGTACTTCCTCAAGGTGAACCATATTTTGATGAATTTTATGGTAATACTGAAATTTATACAAAGCAGCTTGAAATCAATGTTAATGCTGTTTCAACACAACCTGATTTTAATTTAACGATTGAATATCAAGGGTGTACCAAAGGTTTTTGCTATCCTCCTGAAAAACAAACTGTCCATTTTATAAAAAATGAAGCGGTCACATCTGATCAAAAATTTGCAAATTTCACAAAAGATCTTACCGCTTCAACAGATATTAATCAGCTTGAAAATAACCCCATTTCTCTCTTTTGGTTTTTAATTTTAGGCTTAGGATTAGCCTTTACTCCTTGTGTAATGCCAATGTTGCCTTTGCTTTCCGCCATCGTAATTGGACAAAAAAATAGACCCAATACCAAAAAAGCATTCTTATTAAGTTTTAGCTATGTGCAAGGAATGGCACTTACCTACACATTATTGGGCTTGCTTGTCGTCAGCATTGGCTTACCTTTTCAAGTCGCATTGCAAAGTGCTCCTGTATTAATTAGTTTAAGTATTATTTTTATATTATTCGCTTTTTCAATGTTTGGTTTATTTGATATTACACTCCCTAATAACTGGCAACAAAAACTGAATAATATCAGTCAAAATCAGCAAGGCGGGTCAATAAAAGGTGCTTTTGTAATGGGAATGGTTGCAGGTTTAGTTGCCTCACCTTGCACCTCTGCACCTCTTTCAGGTGCATTGCTCTATGTTGCTCAAACAGGAAATTTTCTTATTGGTGGGACTGCACTTTATTTATTAGGATTAGGTATGGGTATCCCATTGATTTTTATTACCTTATTCGGTAATAAAATACTACCAAAATCAGGAGAATGGTTAATTAAAGTAAAAATTGCTTTTGGCTTCGTAATGTTAGCTTTACCTATTTTTTTATTAAATCGCATATTGCCACAGTATATTGAACCTTTTATGTGGTCTTCATTAGCTTTGGTCTTTTTAGCTTGGTTAAGTTTTCAACTTCCAAAAAACAAAATATGGCATAAATTATTACATATTTTGTTATTTATGGGTTTAGCAGTGAGTTCAAAACCTTATTTAGATTTATTCTTTAATCCCAATATTTCATCACAAAAACAATCATCATCATCCGTTATTTATGTAGACAGTTTTGCAGATTTACAACAAAAAGTGACCGCTTATAAAGGTCAAAAAATAATGTTAGATCTTTACGCAGACTGGTGTGTCGCCTGTGAAATGTTAGAAGAAGAAACCTTTTCCGCTCCAAAAGTAAAACAAAAATTACAACAGATGGTTGTTTTAAAAGCAGATTTAACTAAAAATACTATAAAAAATAAAGAATTAATGAAAAAATTAAACATTTTAGGCTTACCCTCTATTTTATTCTTTGATGAACAAGGTCAAGAACAACCCCATAAACGAATTAACGGATTTATGGATGCTGAAGATTTTTTGAAAAAGTTAAATGATTTGTAA
- a CDS encoding class I adenylate cyclase, producing MPQLNLQSQDYSSISQIDIAIQRVNALDELRIERTLTATTNNTDFQHVFQLLTLLIHCNHPKLPAYVPSAPKGIWQFSLTSYQKQFLTKNIYDDTLLEVDEPSFDAVYAMGSTGSISQTPTSDLDIWVCSEKYFNLQQQSLIESKFSLIQEWANKFNVEIHFYLMNPNQFKKQFYYNKVTKENSGSAQHFFLLDEFYRSAIRLTGKRLLWLHLLKEEGQSYQEAIEQLISDGVDLDEWLDFGDFSALSIDEFFGASLWQLYKSINSPYKSAIKILLLESYTKTYPETNLISKQFKKMLLQDKRSDYHFDPYLAILEQVTAYLTKEQEFERLENIRRCFYIKVTEGIPQNNGSWRLNQLQELISKWQWSPEQVKELSCRTEWKVKQAILHQQTLVGIFMQSYHKLVNFVRQQNITPTILSQDSDILVRQLYSTFEVLPGKVTLLNNKIKWNLAEDALTFVEAKAPKKGWYLLNHPPKIMYDSNSRYVQHFPYLIQLISWAYFNGLITPKTDLHIISKTVNLVQLRQFIADIRLNIPIRVPLPSSEAWHHPNEIQHLVVVVNLTKDPTKEMNEMSFKPSSKELFNLGYSQQKVVGSIGLIYRNMWSEIRTEYFEGENAVLDALKLLSNKLYQSTFAPHSLNVFCYSRHFNQQLQSLISTLVNRCIVIQTGVNYQKQLLMRSEISNQKWQFLFENIEVESEQAVGLSQKFTEKEHLLKKHLLPKEIGEFAIEGFTQFFFEDQTETTFNVYILDEKNHLDCYLNCKGNKDKKVKLINATFAEKKAQKLSFNFPQFYQFIEKEGKKHIELFESIA from the coding sequence GTGCCTCAATTAAATCTACAATCTCAAGATTATTCGAGTATTTCGCAAATAGATATTGCGATACAGAGAGTTAATGCACTTGATGAATTACGGATAGAGCGTACGCTTACTGCAACCACAAATAATACTGATTTTCAGCACGTTTTCCAGTTACTTACCTTACTTATTCATTGTAATCATCCGAAGTTACCCGCTTATGTACCCTCTGCACCAAAAGGAATTTGGCAATTTTCATTGACCTCTTATCAAAAACAATTTTTAACCAAAAATATTTATGATGATACATTGTTGGAAGTGGATGAACCAAGTTTTGATGCTGTGTATGCAATGGGAAGTACAGGATCAATTTCACAAACCCCTACTTCTGATTTAGATATTTGGGTATGTAGTGAAAAATATTTTAATTTACAACAGCAATCATTAATCGAAAGTAAGTTTAGTTTAATTCAAGAATGGGCAAATAAATTCAATGTAGAAATTCATTTTTATTTAATGAATCCTAATCAATTTAAAAAACAATTTTATTATAATAAAGTAACCAAAGAGAATAGTGGTTCAGCACAACACTTTTTTTTGTTAGATGAATTTTATCGTTCCGCTATTCGTCTTACAGGAAAAAGACTATTGTGGCTTCATCTTTTAAAAGAAGAAGGGCAATCTTATCAAGAAGCCATTGAACAACTTATTTCCGATGGAGTAGATCTTGATGAATGGTTAGATTTTGGGGATTTTTCAGCGCTTTCTATTGATGAGTTTTTTGGTGCGAGTTTATGGCAACTTTATAAAAGTATTAATTCTCCTTATAAATCAGCTATCAAAATTTTATTGCTAGAAAGTTATACAAAAACCTATCCTGAAACAAATTTAATTTCTAAACAATTCAAAAAAATGTTATTGCAAGATAAACGTTCGGATTATCATTTTGACCCTTATTTAGCAATACTTGAGCAAGTTACTGCCTATTTAACTAAAGAACAAGAATTTGAACGTCTTGAAAACATTCGTCGCTGTTTTTATATTAAGGTGACAGAAGGAATACCACAAAATAATGGTAGTTGGCGTTTAAATCAATTACAGGAATTGATTTCAAAATGGCAATGGTCTCCAGAACAGGTGAAAGAATTATCTTGTCGAACAGAGTGGAAAGTTAAACAAGCAATTTTGCACCAACAAACATTGGTTGGTATTTTTATGCAAAGTTACCATAAATTGGTTAACTTTGTGAGACAACAAAATATTACCCCTACTATTCTTTCTCAAGATAGCGACATATTAGTCCGTCAGCTATATTCCACATTTGAAGTTTTACCAGGAAAAGTGACATTATTAAATAATAAAATAAAATGGAATTTAGCGGAGGATGCCCTCACTTTTGTGGAAGCGAAAGCACCTAAAAAAGGATGGTATTTACTGAATCATCCCCCTAAAATTATGTACGATTCTAATTCTCGTTATGTACAACATTTTCCTTATCTTATTCAACTGATTTCTTGGGCGTATTTTAATGGATTGATTACCCCTAAAACGGATTTACATATTATTAGTAAAACCGTTAATTTAGTTCAGTTACGTCAATTTATTGCGGATATTCGTTTAAATATACCTATTAGAGTGCCTTTACCAAGTAGTGAAGCGTGGCATCATCCTAATGAAATACAACATTTAGTGGTAGTCGTTAATTTAACCAAAGATCCGACAAAAGAAATGAATGAGATGTCATTTAAACCTTCATCAAAAGAATTATTTAATTTAGGATATTCTCAACAAAAGGTTGTAGGTAGCATTGGGTTAATTTATCGTAATATGTGGAGTGAAATTAGAACAGAGTATTTTGAGGGTGAAAATGCCGTTTTAGATGCATTAAAGCTTTTATCTAACAAACTTTACCAAAGTACTTTTGCACCTCATTCATTAAATGTATTTTGTTATTCTCGACATTTTAATCAACAATTACAATCTTTAATTAGTACTTTGGTTAACCGTTGTATTGTTATACAAACTGGTGTTAATTATCAAAAACAACTATTAATGCGTTCTGAGATTTCTAATCAAAAATGGCAGTTTTTATTTGAAAATATTGAAGTAGAATCAGAACAAGCGGTAGGATTATCTCAAAAATTTACAGAAAAAGAGCATTTATTAAAAAAACATTTGCTCCCTAAAGAAATTGGAGAGTTTGCGATTGAGGGTTTTACCCAATTCTTTTTTGAAGATCAAACAGAAACTACCTTTAATGTTTATATTTTAGATGAAAAAAATCATTTAGATTGTTATTTAAACTGTAAGGGAAATAAAGATAAAAAAGTGAAACTAATTAATGCCACTTTTGCAGAAAAAAAAGCACAAAAACTCAGCTTTAATTTTCCCCAGTTTTATCAGTTTATTGAAAAGGAGGGAAAAAAACATATTGAACTGTTTGAAAGTATTGCATAA